In Cryptomeria japonica chromosome 1, Sugi_1.0, whole genome shotgun sequence, the sequence ATTTAAAGAGGGAAAATGCAGGTCACAAAGCAAAGAAAGAGGAGGGAAAACATTTTTGCAACAATGATATATGAAGGAAGGGACAACTGTCAATAGGAGGATGAATCTGGAAATTTCTTTTCCTCTATATCTTACTCCTTCTCATTTGTAGGGGTTCTGGATCTCTGATTTATGAGAAAATGAGAATAGAAAAATGCTTAGCTTAGTATTGGAGTTCAGTTTATAGTGAATGAATGAACAAATTCTCCTACTAGTGTCAATTAGTTCATAAGCAATTAATCAAATTATTGCAAAAATTGTCTCCAAGTGTATTTTCTAATATCATATGAATTACAATATCAATggtattctaattcatctttttaATTTCCTTGTAATTGTGTGATTTTGTgtatgggtttccttcaaggaaggaattaaaaTTCTATGTGCAGGTTACAATGAATTAGAAAATATGACATGAATCTATAAGAATGAATATGTAACAACAGGAGGGGCTGCATTAATGTTAGGTATTAATGTCAAAAGGTGCACTAATTTGAAGTGAACTACTATTTGAATTTGCATCCATGATGTTAGGCTTGACTCTACTCCCTAGGATTAGGTACTACTTTAGGATATTTCTCAGATCTAGTTTATCAATACTTAAATATTCAAAATCTCTTTTAAATTTTTGTTGTAGGATttaggttagtgtaggaattattCCCAATCGTCAAATGAATGATAAATGACCAAGATCAAAGCCAAATTTAAGGTTATTTAGACTATCTTTGGTGAATTCTTATTGGGAATTATCTTCTATAGAATACAATGTCTGTGCAAAGTTTATGTTGAATCCTTAGGCATTGTCAGGTTCACCCACCTTGGTCTAGCAGAGCCAAAAGTGCAGGAGATTTTAATATTGTGACTAAATCTCATTTGTTGGCTAAATCCACCTCCGAGTATGAGCATAAGGAGGTGGCTATTCTTTAGGATCCAGTGGATTTGctgatttgggaaccaatagggTCCACAAGGAAAGCCTTTCACATTTGGCTTTACACTCCACCATCCCACGGTTCAAAGTTTGCCTTTACAATATAGGTGTAGGGCTACAAGATTTAAACTTCCTTACCCTTTATTGTTAGTCCCGCTGGCTCATAACTTCCTTTCTTTCTTTTAATATATCACAACGAGAGGGCGGGGTTCATGTTTCTCTTGTAATTATTTAACTTGCTCCGTAGCCAATAAAAGGGTGACACCACTTAGCCCACGAGACTTTGAGGTCCCGGGCATCCCCTATTTTTAAGTTGATCCCACCATCTCGCACTCCAAAAGTTGACGAAGGTCAAATCTTGCGGGGATGCGCAGAGCCCAAACTTAAGTGAAAATTTAACACACATGGACACTTGCTTAGGAAAATGAAAGGGGCACGAGGCCATACGAAGACTTAAGGTCTTAAAATATTAGCCCAACCATGAGACTTAGGAAATGCAAAAATATTTCGTTAGTGAATGGCAAGGAACCTAACATGAGGGACCAGTTTCCACACGACTAAAAGGGCTTCAAATACAACTTAAAACCTCGAGTGACCTAGACATCCGACCAACAAAGAATTAGAACAAAAAGTGGAAGATGACTAATTAAGGCTTAGGAGCTCCCATACTTAGGCAAAGACCAAACACACCAAATAAGTATGCAATGTTCCTATAATAATGTGTTTACACAATTCCTTAATAATGTTGTTGGATTCcttttatttttttacaaaatgAATTCTACATGTAAcctaagaaagcctatgatagaaGAAAAAAATGTATGAATATGCAATTCTCATCAAAATAAAATTAAGaaaccaattacaaataaattgTTTGACCATCCAAACCTAACCACACCACGTgtttatttaaattttcaaaattaaattccTTACCTTAATTGAAAGGATTgaagtaataaaataaaataagggtgTTTATATTGGTCTTCGATAATATAATCCCAACCCTTGCGTCCACGGGACCATCCAGACCTGATTCGTTTCAATAACTACAagcaatcaaataaaaatatcaattttgttattattgtgtgGGTATTTATTTAAAAATGACATAAATGAACGGCAATTGCCATTAATTGCTGTCTCCACGGGACGATCTGCACAAGGGGATTGGAGATCTACCTTTGCCCCTTTTCAATTCTGCTCCTGTTGTCTAATTTTCCTTCATTCTCTCTCGCTCTCTCGCTTTCTCTCTCGTCCAAGGTATGGTTTCTCCTCTTGCTTGAACTCCTTTTTTATGTAATTACTATCTAGAATCTGTTTTATAGTTCCAGTGTCTGGGTTTTATGTTCTGTTATGTGTAGTCGCGATTGTTACTCTGAACTGCTTCTTAATCATCTGTTGTTGTAATGTTTTTGTCCAATTTTCTAACCCAGAATTATGTGATTTGAGGGACCTAACTTTTTTATCTAGGCGTTTCTTTTTTCTCCGCAATTCTGTATCTGTGTGTTGCGGGATGGGATCTTTGATTATGTACCACGAAGGAAGATACGTTTTCTGGTTTTTCGGGAGATTCATCGCTCAATATTTTGAACCCTCTATGTCAATTACAGATTCGCAGAAAATCGGCGAATCTGTTATATGCATGATCTCAAATTTAATTCACGATTGTCTAGGGTTTGTTCAATTTCTGTACGATGTTGTTACAATTTTATACTTTCAAGTAGCACCTAGATGCCTGGGATTTTTTTTTCAGTTTTCGCAGTTTCgattttgcagttttgtttttaTTGGGTTTATCTGGGAAGATCCCTTATTGCGGAAACTCGTTTCGTTTAGATTTATAACACTTTTTTGTGAAGACCCACATGCTGCGTTAACTGCTTGGACAGCCTGTTGGGTACGCTCCTTTGATTGAGAAAATTAACTGGGCTATATTTGTCGTAGTTCTAGCGGACCGTTGTGTGGTGTTTGTGTATATTTTAGTAAGATGATTAGGCATGAATTAAATCCTGTATTTGATCCCTCCTGCCCCCCGTTTGTAATTGCATTCGACTTTACATTTTTCGATTAGGTATTATCAAAACCATAAtcttaatttttttgttgttgatggtTTGTAACTTGAAGAAGTGCAGCAGGAAAAGTGATGCAACAGACAAGTGCAAATGAATCTAGTCTGGGGTCTTCACTCAAAAAAACATTTAGTTTACcaatttttttttgagaatttgCAGCTAGTATTGTTACATTTTATGAAAAGTGCATTTCATCTACTTTTGTCGTTGTTTTGCAAAATTGTTGAGAAATTGAAGACTACAACTTTTTACCTTTTAAGATTAGTTAAAGTGCATACAAACAAGGTTTTACTCAAATGTTGTAAgtttggcatattcaatgaatagGTTATCATTTCAAAGCAGTTGTCGTCATATTTTTTGGCAAGTCTACTTGCAGAATACAGCGGGTCTGCATTTGTTTTGGATCAGTTTATGacgacccaaattttttttttgctgTTTTAAAATTTTCTGTTAATATGCATATATTGGTTTTTAATATAGGGAGTCCATATTTATTGTTTTTCTTATGTGGTTCTATCTGTAAATAatttctttccatatactaaaatttttaaatcctctagtgcCATGTGCAGTGTTTGTAGCAGAAtacatttttcatttattttcaatCCTTATTAGGTAATGAAGGGTTTGTCAGACTCAAGTGAGAATCCATCATTGCCTCTCGTGCATTCTACTTGCACAGAGAAAGAACTGGCACCTGAGGCTAGAGAAGAAGAGCAACATCATTCTTTACATCCAAAGGCAACCTTATGGTCAAGTTTCATTTCCTCCTTCTCTGTCTTTGAGTCTCACAGTGACATATCCTCCTCTGATAGAACTCAAAGCTCCATTGCTGGGACGTCTGGGTGGACAGCAGCGGTTAGGAGAGCAGTTGCTAGTGGTCCTATGAGGCGACTCCAGGAGCGCATTATGGGGCCCTGGTTGACAGGTTCCTCTGCATCTGGTAGTGCAATTTGGCTTCTAGGGACGTGCTATAAGATTTTGCCTGATGAATCTTCTAGTGAGTCCACTAGTAGCCAAGGCTTTGTGGATTTTATGGATGATTTCTCGTCAAGGATTTGGATCACTTACAGAAAAGGTCAGTTTGCATTCAAAGTGtggtttgaaaattatttaatgctGCTAGTTCAAGCAATTTTGATGGAATGATGTGCATTTAATAAATCTGTGCAGACACATGCACTGAATTTTCTGAGGTACCGCTGCATTTTCTTACCGTACCACTTATTTCATTTTGTACAGGTTTTGAACCAATAGAAGATACAAATATTGTTAGTGATGTTGGCTGGGGATGTATGCTTCGGAGTGGGCAGATGCTGGTAGCTCAGGTGCTTTTGAGTTATATTGGACTTGAATTTGAGCAATGTCTGAAATACAGTATTATTGAATTTTCAAAGCTCTATCACACAGCTAGTTGAGGCTATGGAATCAAAGGCTTTTGCTGCATGTTTGAGCAAGTTTTAACCGTTGTGAAGTCTGCAACATTGATAGAGATTTCTATTTTCATTCTGAAGTTGATAGTTTGAAAGAAAGTTGTCTTTTGACTTATAAGGCTTCATAGAAATTTGTCATTATGTATGACACTTATTGATTGACCCAGACTTTTGAATTTGAATTGCAGGCTTTGCTTTCTCATCATTTAGGGAGGTCTTGGCGAAAGCAAATGGATAAGGTGAGAAAGAATATTTTTTAAATTACTTAATATTAGCTTGCAGAGAGAAGACACAATATATATTAGTGCTGCAACAAAAGCTAGGGTCAACTTTTAGGTCTAGTAAACATCATATAGAGTGTGATGAGGCTCTTGCCGTTGCATTGCAGGGTAGCTCATAAGAGTGATCCCATGTTGGTGATGCAGCCATTCGATCGGGAGTATATCGAGATCTTGCAATGTTTTGGAGATTCCCTGTCTGAGGCGTGTCCTTTCTCTATACACAATATACTCGAAGCTGGAAAATCTTCTGGCTTAACCGCTGGTTCCTGGTTGGGGCCATATGCATTATGTCGTTCATTGGAGGCACTTGTGCGTGCTGGAAAGGAACGTTGTATCACTGGGAAGTTCAATTGTATATTTCCTATGGCAGTTTATGTTGTTTCTGGTGATGAATATGGTGAACACGGGGGAGCTCCAATTCTTTGCATTGATGATGCTGTTAGACTGTGTGCAGAGTGGTCCAATGGACAAGGGGAAGCTCAGGTTCCTCTTTTAATATTGGTGCCCCTTCTTCTTGGTGTAGGAAAGATTAAtccaaggtatgctatctttaatATGACCTTCGGACATATGAATATTGTTCATTCTTTTGTTGTAAAATTGGTTAGTAAATTTTTATGAATAGATTCAAGTTTCATCTAGcatttcttttattctttatgaaATTTATGCCTCAGGCCTATCCAATATTTCCATTTGACAAGGAAGCTTGTCAGTTGAATCCTTGCTAGTGTTATGGTTTTCTATTGTGGTAACTTGTCTCCCTTATTTGATTTAACCAATTGAACCCATGGTTGCCATGTAGAGTTTACTAAAGCTAGACTCAGTGGCTTCTGAGAAAGTGTAGCATCTGCTGTTAAAGCTAGTAGCTTGTGCTTGGGGGATTGAAACAGTTCTGGATATACTTCTGTGCATGCTTGACTGATTTAACTTCATGGAACTTTTGTTCTTTTCATTCACAAATTTCATCCAAGGTATCCATGATTTTATAAGTAGTCATTGAAAAATATTGTAATGCACTATTGCAGCCTTATCCCTAAAACATGCACTGTCCCAAAATTATTTAGACAGAATTTGTGTTTGCTCTTCCTGATTCAATTTTGTAAAATGGAAGAACATTTAGAGAAAATGTTTTATGTCCGTTTCTGTAGATTGTTTATCCACCCAGTCCACAGCAGATTTTAAACATGCAAATGATTTTCATGCTCAGTTTGTCTATGTTTGGCTTTGTATGGTGCATTTCTCTGTCTAAGATGAAATTAAGGAAGCTTTTTTTGATAAATGTTaaaacatgaaaataattgcaataaatatagaGCATTGCAATTTAAACTAAGTAGCTTACTATTACATTGGTACAAACTGCAAATCAAATTTATAATCTCTAACTGTTACCTTCCTATTTTTATGTATGGATTTCATAAGTGCACAATCAATCTTATTATGTGATAAAGTGTAGAATGGTATCAAATATCCCCTATTTCATGTATAGATTTCATTATCtgtaaaaatttaaaatcaatGTTTTTATATGTTAAAAGTGTAGAATAGTACCAAAATATGTTTTAGGTGAAAATTGATATTGGAAAAGGTTTTAACCAGAGTTGTTGGATATTTCCCCTCCCTGACGCATTTCGGGAACTGTATATGCATATGTTACTCCTCAATGACATGGATACTGTATCTGGAGTTGCCAGTACATGAGTGTTTATATGGTAGACCATACCTGATATGACTGTATATGGCAGCAGATGTGGTTGCAAAAgataaacatgaaaataaattgtacatatacatatttatatcaCAAATGTAAAGACAAGTTTAatataacaaaataaacattacaAACTAAAGATATAAAAACTAAAATACGTATAACTAGATATTTTTAGTGTTAGGGCCTATGCATTTAGATTTATAAATAATTGAATATGTGTGTTTTTATAATTGTTGTATCCATCTGTATCTGTATTAGGGGATCTTGAAAGTATGCTATCTCTGTATCCAATACCTTATCATATCTGATACCATATCTGGTTTCAACAACTATACTTGAGATAGCAGGAGTGGGTTTTGTGTGTAGGGAAGTTGTCTCACGCAAAGTTTGTAATATGATATTTATTTACTTATCGAAGTTTCTCGCAATTCATCTGAAGAAGGTTAGTCAATGAATTTTTAGATTGGGATACAGATAATTTTACTTTGATATGTGCTCCTTGTATTAGTTGATAAAAAGCTTTAAACAGGTTGGAGTTTGATGGGGTAATCAAATTCATCTGGTGCAAAACTATTGCTCTCATCTGCGGGTGGGCTATATATATTTAAGCGAATAACTAACTTGTAGCAATTATTTTAATCAATATTAATGCACTCATTTATGTCTGCATCACCATGTGCATTGTGCAACAGTGAAAGAACTCTTGTAAAAGTATTGCTGCTGAATTATGCATACTATCTGTTTGCTTCTGTTAAAAGTTAAGGTTTTGTTGTTCGGAGAGTGATTTTGGGAAGTTTACTGTATGGTATGCCATTTTATGTTTGATAGATTGGAAGGGGCATTGTTTGTTATCTCAAGGTGGTTACTATGATGTTTTTCAATGATGGAATCATTCAATAAAAAATAGATAGTATCCATCTAGAACAATCAATTCGGTTTTGTGTGAGAACCAAAACCCAAGAAACAAGTCTTAAGTCAACAAAAAGGAGACAGAAAAACAGAACAGTTTCTTGGTCTGTACACTTTTCAGATCTAGATAGCCTATTTTTTTGTATTACTTGTATTTTTAACATCTCCCAAGGGGTGCAAACTATATCCCAAGGATATATCTATTAATCACGTATTAATGGACACCTCATTTTTCAATTCTGCATTGTCTTTTGCCACATTCTTAGGTGTGCAAAAAACATAGTTCTGCATGCCTGTGTCTTCTTCAGTTTTGAAGGTCTCTGTTGCTGGGGAAGGTTTTTCAGGATCCAACATCCTTTAGGACTGTATCTGTATTTTCAGGACCACCATTTGCTTTGATATCTTCTTTTCTGATCGTTATTACCCAGGGTTTTATAGCTGTTCTTTTACTCCTTAGCTTTCAGAAGTTGTTTTCAATGAAAACATCTTTGAATTTTTAATTGTCAAACCATATTTTCCAGTTTCATTTGCATCTTGTAAAGGGTTGGCTTTATTTGTGACAATTTTTTCCTTGAAATAAATTGTCACAGTATGATCTGCACATATGATGTTTCAGAATTATTGGTTGATGCCATATGTGCAGTTATAGTTGGTGATTATCCCTTCATGAAGGAAGGCTGTATTATAATGCTATACCCCTTCAAAAGAAAGGAGGTGATGTTTCTGTAATGGTTTAAAGTTAGTTGCAGTTTAAGATTTGCAACTTATTTAACCCCTTACAATGAATAAGACTAGAGTGAAAGAATGTTTCTACTGCTGTTTTATAATAGAAAATGACAAAGCTAATTAGCCCAATTCAAAATGTGCTTCAGCTTTTTAAACAATGTTATCTTTAGCTAAAACTAAGAGCTGGGAATTAAAAActggaaataaaaaaatatataaatactgGAATTGAAAATAAATATCAGAATTGTAATTACAGATGACAGAGAGCCTGGAAAATTAACTGGAAGCCTCATAGGTTGGGATGCAAGTGCTGTTAGGCTGGTATGCTGTCGTTCAGTCTGTGTGCTATAGTCTTGAAACAGCAGAAATTCAGGTATCTCTCTAAAATTCATTCTGGTTTGCATACACGAAGACAGGGACACAATGTACTAGGTATAACCATAAATTTACAACAATAAAGAAATCAACTTAAACAGACTAGTTTAAATGAAATATTGAATGTATGATAAAGAACGGAGAAGAAGACTGAACCTCTGTGAGTTTGTGAGACACCAAATGCCAATTTTGAGACAGAAAGAAAGGTTGAGACTGTTTAGGAGCTTGCCTTCATGTCAAGACTCCATGGGCAGTACACAAATTGAGGAAAGATTGGAGCTCCCCCATGTTTGAACAATAGGTAGTGATGGTCGCCAAAGATTTTGCCAATAACAAGAAggaaatgattgataatggaaagagaaagaagaacaaCAGAAAGTATTGAAGGTGTTTACCAATGTGAAGAAGAGACAAACTTTACCTTGCTGATAAGAAGTGAAGGAGAACAAGCAGTTGCATATAATTTAATTAACCAAATAAAAATGAAATACTCAGAAGCACGAGGGTGAGTAGATGATCATGCATTCAAGGATGTCAACAAGAGTGTAGCAACATCTACACACTACAAGTTTAAGCAATGGAGGAATAATTAGCAGACTAGAGCCAAGGGGAGAGCTGCATATGGattccaaaaattaaaatttttcttTTGCATGAGGCTTGTGAGGAAGGTGAAGGATCACATTCAAGAAAAGGAAACGTTTTTTTCAATGGATGGGTGTTGCTTAAGAGCCGGCAGTTGGGTGGGAAGCCAATGtcctaaatttcaaaacttgcaggACAATTGCATGCAGTGCAGATGTTTGCGTGTTGTGTTGTCATCCTAGAGAAAATGCACAAAAATAAGACTGATATTTCAAGATCGACAAGAAGTAGGACAGCTCAAGATCAGCAAGT encodes:
- the LOC131070909 gene encoding cysteine protease ATG4B; the encoded protein is MKGLSDSSENPSLPLVHSTCTEKELAPEAREEEQHHSLHPKATLWSSFISSFSVFESHSDISSSDRTQSSIAGTSGWTAAVRRAVASGPMRRLQERIMGPWLTGSSASGSAIWLLGTCYKILPDESSSESTSSQGFVDFMDDFSSRIWITYRKGFEPIEDTNIVSDVGWGCMLRSGQMLVAQALLSHHLGRSWRKQMDKPFDREYIEILQCFGDSLSEACPFSIHNILEAGKSSGLTAGSWLGPYALCRSLEALVRAGKERCITGKFNCIFPMAVYVVSGDEYGEHGGAPILCIDDAVRLCAEWSNGQGEAQVPLLILVPLLLGVGKINPRYIPSLCETFTFPQSLGMVGGKPGASTYMIGVQDDQALYLDPHEVQQVTEISPDNMGVDTSSYHCSVVRKMALSGIDPSLAIGFYCRNKDDFDDLHARATHLATQSNGAPLFTVTKSLNKSKEISACISEGVKSVSEIQDSVTLENENVTSPSSSEDDWEIV